In Fusarium oxysporum f. sp. lycopersici 4287 chromosome 6, whole genome shotgun sequence, a single window of DNA contains:
- a CDS encoding hypothetical protein (At least one base has a quality score < 10), protein MAADDSYTAADERARATRRAGLQAKKDEQPANTARSYAAKQREWKAWCRTPRAAADGSLYSWPDGELVTPDKLAAWLKEDILLRRVAPPQKKPRARGKGKGKGKAVKLRRQLEQEQLEAAALAEAESLAEALEVPLAEAAELLADDREGYVPPTALAPAAADIAEGSLLTRGTIDAYIAAVIELWRLQVAHGNANTENPRGAAVRGFLEQRGRQRGKHDRASFKDRGTDGIQAGYSPDEWLRVQDLLLSGAAYMPQNLRTRVDLLFGHYYLLRGENRRKMELADLSLLDYPSSEGPTPCCCLVTLLRDGKLNKTTKKEFMGALRHKDPLFCTQGALAQLFFWRWHVAGEPSPSFRRRQDWYRIKVLVGRDREQELSYPTQLQETWRIFGAAGLMASKKTHLPRRVGAQDAETHGTSLAQILQAGRWNQNVLCQAYLTRLPRQFMRIVAGFSASPGDYFLARAAHEPPYVLQKQLWPWIEEWEPRFEARARRQCWAEGGLDDDDLAADGFLKLMRRLRIVLLQDLAVLQPRYPSLPFFAYAPFNGPEWDEFAVAVRSDAVGATGPLSLLVQRALPELSGVLESTREAVLQNSQRLAIRLEARLEGIQDGLDALLQGKVPVTFTGHFGAGPAVSLAPAPAPSTAPTLNFNTAPAPAPEPPVPGMPVVAALAKVFTVRDVWKEWEEGIAGQPAVRVLEETWGSRWRPGNGIRVQFCRRKVIWDELLARTASGKNEEEAVAELELLRAGRSLNRLVDELKQRRRRGQGQGRIRVQVGTPVPDDSGPGPRPTRGQGHRGRWARLGRRRTAPRRR, encoded by the exons ATGGCCGCAGACGACTCGTACACGGCCGCAGACGAGCGTGCCCGTGCCACCCGGAGGGCGGGCCTtcaggcgaagaaggacgaACAGCCGGCGAACACGGCACGGAGTTATGCTGCGAAGCAGCGGGAGTGGAAG GCCTGGTGCCGTACACCTCGGGCTGCGGCAGACGGCTCACTTTATAGCTGGCCCGACGGCGAGCTCGTAACTCCAGACAAGCTAGCAGCGTGGCtcaaagaggatatcctcttaCGACGCGTTGCCCCGCCGCAAAAGAAACCACGGGCACGGGgtaagggcaagggcaaaggaaaggctgTAAAGTTACGGCGGCAGCTCGAAcaggagcagctcgaggcCGCGGCCCTGGCAGAAGCCGAAAGCCTAGCCGAAGCTCTAGAGGTCCCCCTGGCCGAGGCCGCCGAGCTGCTTGCGGACGACCGCGAGGGCTACGTGCCACCCACGGCCCTTGCGCCGGCTGCAGCAGACATTGCCGAAGGATCTCTGCTTACGAGGGGCACTATCGACGCCTATATCGCGGCCGTTATCGAGCTCTGGCGGCTCCAGGTAGCCCACGGCAACGCAAACACGGAAAATCCCCGGGGCGCCGCCGTACGAGGCTTCCTTGAGCAACGCGGCCGGCAGCGGGGGAAGCACGACCGCGCCTCCTTTAAAGACCGCGGGACTGACGGGATCCAGGCCGGCTATTCACCCGACGAATGGCTCCGGGTCCAggatctccttctcagcgggGCCGCATACATGCCCCAAAACCTCCGTACGCGAGTTGACCTTCTATTCGGCCACTACTACCTCTTACGGGGGGAAAACCGCCGTAAGATGGAGCTTGCAGACCTGTCTCTACTCGACTATCCGTCTTCAGAAGGCCCGACCCCCTGTTGCTGCCTCGTTACCCTTTTGCGAGACGGTAAGCTAAACAAGACGACAAAGAAAGAGTTCATGGGTGCCCTCCGGCATAAGGACCCGTTGTTCTGTACGCAGGGGGCCTTAGcacagctcttcttctggcgcTGGCACGTCGCCGGCGAGCCGTCCCCGTCCTTCCGGCGCCGCCAGGACTGGTATCGgatcaaggttcttgtcGGACGGGACCGCGAGCAGGAGCTCTCGTACCCGACGCAGCTACAAGAGACCTGGCGTATCTTCGGTGCTGCTGGCCTTATGGCGTCAAAGAAGACGCACCTCCCGCGCAGGGTAGGCGCCCAGGACGCGGAGACCCACGGCACATCGCTCGCCCAGATCTTGCAGGCCGGCCGCTGGAACCAGAACGTGCTCTGCCAGGCCTATCTTACGCGTCTACCGCGCCAGTTCATGCGTATTGTTGCCGGCTTCTCGGCGTCACCCGGGGACTACTTCCTCGCGCGTGCGGCCCACGAGCCCCCGTACGTCTTACAAAAGCAGCTCTGGCCGTGGATCGAGGAGTGGGAGCCTCGCTTTGAGGCTCGCGCGCGCCGGCAATGCTGGGCAGAAGGTGgcctcgacgacgacgacctAGCCGCCGACGGCTTCCTTAAGCTTATGCGGCGCCTGCGCATAGTACTGTTACAGGACCTGGCTGTATTGCAGCCTCGCTATCCGTCGCTACCCTTCTTCGCCTACGCCCCTTTTAACGGGCCCGAATGGGATGAGTTCGCCGTCGCCGTTCGCTCTGACGCGGTAGGGGCTACGGGGCCGTTAAGCCTGCTCGTACAACGCGCGCTGCCAGAGCTTAGCGGTGTGTTAGAGAGCACACGCGAGGCCGTCTTACAGAATAGCCAGCGGCTGGCCATCCGGCTAGAGGCCCGGCTAGAAGGAATTCAGGACGGCCTCGATGCCCTCCTCCAAGGCAAGGTCCCTGTCACCTTTACCGGCCACTTTGGAGCCGGGCCAGCAGTGTCGCTggcgccggcgccggcgccgTCGACAGCCCCTACCTTGAACTTCAATacggctccggctccggctccagagcctccagTACCAGGTATGCCCGTCGTTGCAGCCCTGGCCAAGGTCTTTACAGTGCGGGATGTCTGGAAGGAATGGGAGGAAGGGATTGCAGGTCAGCCGGCCGTACGGGTGCTAGAAGAGACGTGGGGAAGCCGCTGGCGCCCGGGGAACGGGATCAGGGTGCAGTTCTGTCGCCGGAAGGTGATCTGGGATGAGCTCTTGGCCCGCACGGCGTCCGGCAAgaacgaggaggaggcagtTGCAGAGCTAGAGCTCTTACGCGCCGGCCGGAGCTTGAACCGGCTCGTCGATGAGCTCAAACAGCGCCGCCGGCGgggccagggccagggcAGGATACGGGTACAGGTAGGGACCCCCGTGCCCGATGACTCAGGCCCGGGACCAAGGCCGACTCGGGGCCAGGGCCATCGGGGGCGCTGGGCTCGGCTAGGGAGGAGGCGGACCGCCCCTCGACGACGGTAA
- a CDS encoding L-lactate dehydrogenase, whose translation MDSGSRIAIVGVGEVGGAIAYNLTLGSIASELLLVELDLNLRNAQVEDLSDVAYSTGSSTRVRSATYGEAAQSDIVVITAASKHTLGTGWTIVIIICNLSDIMLTSLTIGQNTIDCTSRNTSMIREVMDAMKPFRSDTILLVVANPVDLLTSIAQGMSGLPKSQVIGSGTSLDTSRLRRMVASRGSVSPSSIGAFVVGVHGEDQVTAWSTATVGAVPISEVHMFSALDRARIDSTYKHRSRVITQGKGSAVFGIASISANLCCSILLDKREISPVCHFQPKFDCCLSMPAIIGRKGILSTLHLSLDDQEQAAIAASAKHLKDRIEWIQKYWWL comes from the exons ATGGACTCGGGTTCTCGTATCGCAATCGTCGGCGTCGGCGAAGTTGGCGGGGCCATCGCCTACAATCTAACACTGGGCTCCATCGCCAGCGAGTTGCTTCtcgttgaacttgacttgaACTTGAGAAACGCTCAAGTCGAGGATCTCTCGGATGTGGCCTACAGCACTGGTAGCAGCACACGAGTGCGATCTGCCACGTATGGGGAGGCGGCCCAGAGTGATATCGTGGTCATCACCGCCGCATCTAAGCACACATTAGGTACGGGATGGACAATCGTCATAATCATTTGTAATCTCTCGGATATCATGCTCACTTCGCTTACAATAGGCCAAAACACTATCGACTGCACGTCTCGGAACACGTCCATGATCCGGGAAGTCATGGACGCAATGAAGCCATTCCGATCTGACACTATTTTGCTCGTCGTTGCAAACCCTGTTGATCTGCTCACTTCCATCGCTCAGGGAATGTCTGGGCTTCCCAAATCTCAAGTCATAGGTTCAGGAACCTCTCTGGATACTTCCAGGCTACGCAGAATGGTTGCATCTCGAGGTTCG GTCTCCCCCTCTTCCATAGGTGCTTTTGTGGTTGGTGTCCATGGAGAAGACCAAGTTACTGCATGGTCGACGGCAACTGTTGGTGCAGTCCCCATTTCTGAGGTTCACATGTTTAGCGCTCTTGATCGTGCAAGAATCGACAGCACCTATAAGCATCGCTCCCGAGTCATTACGCAAGGTAAAGGCTCGGCCGTATTCGGAATTGCTTCTATATCTGCAAACCTATGCTGTTCTATTCTCTTGGACAAGCGTGAAATCAGCCCCGTCTGCCATTTCCAACCTAAGTTCGATTGCTGTCTGAGCATGCCTGCTATCATTGGAAGGAAAGGAATTCTGAGCACCCTGCACCTGTCTTTGGACGATCAGGAGCAGGCAGCTATAGCAGCATCAGCGAAGCACTTGAAGGACAGGATTGAGTGGATCCAAAAGTATTGGTGGCTATAA
- a CDS encoding hypothetical protein (At least one base has a quality score < 10) — protein sequence MESDDIMLPSPPPSAFSFLRPPRNLASQFELTTQSALPDHHTVADLPRAVWRNKRYVLEESLSRKGSKGRKSWIKRHGFFLVEIDTNDSPLSPYWACRLCDAKGQPEFFAAAATSSAADHLRKSHRIFESSQAADPDLSTDESERPKRRRLQYSAVPRARVKMIRELSLGLLINTNVPFSFFSDTFFQQLAWQLDPHLADQIPWSRQSMGRLLDDTYKSKKDEIKQELSDALTKIHLGFDLWTSPNRHAVMAVTAHFLDRQGKHQSRLLALRRQLGCHSGESLAVTLGQVVREWKIEDRVGTVISDNASSNDSCLVNFYGDLDAEMSLADVRARRMRCYGHILNLVARAFLYGEDFESFEAEIAGPVGKLHNVVKFIRSSPQRCELFKRISRENDEAQEYLLASESTAELEVVMNNDTRWNSTYLMISRALVKQGDIRAFLVHPEVEKWLPEADMLKGDDWRLLAEIKLILEPFYLQTMRTQGWGSEGGNGRLWEVMTGMEYLLEHLEDRKLFHHAVPDEAGGQDTNSQAELARGRPDRNRQLPARFRDCETDIHPRKSRQGPLSDRGSRQCDDGSGKPSGSLGIDDMGKDHRHYLRLSIMTAWQKLNEYYTKLGDSPLFAASIILHPSLGMNYLEVNWASEEQLVWVRDAKIGLSDYLDRWYHCNRPVDEQQKMIMDTSTSLSVPRTTTEVSVFKQWIKSRTAKTTVMGSELERYLRLEPQETEDPIEWWMAHQGQFPMISQLALDILAIPAMATDCERSFSLAKLTLTTQRLSMTTETLEKLQCLKNWVRHGAVKLGATIGGGEEVQWEIGDVSMEA from the exons ATGGAATCCGACGACATCATGCTTCCTTCGCCTCCACCCtctgccttttcttttcttcgaCCACCGAGGAATTTGGCGAGTCAATTCGAGCTGACGACGCAGTCGGCATTGCCAGACCACCATACTGTTGCAGATCTTCCGCGAGCAGTGTGGAGGAACAAACGATATGTTTTGGAAGAGTCCTTGTCCCGGAAGGGCTCGAAGGGCCGGAAGAGCTGGATCAAGCGCCATGGATTTTTTCTTGTTGAGATCGACACTAACGATAGTCCTTTGAGTCCTTACTGGGCCTGTCGTTTGTGTGACGCGAAGGGTCAGCCTGAGTTCTTCGCCGCTGCTGCTACGAGTTCGGCAGCGGACCATCTCCGCAA GTCTCACAGGATTTTCGAGAGCAGTCAAGCAGCTGATCCAGATCTGTCAACCGATGAATCTGAACGGCCTAAGCGACGACGCTTGCAGTACAGCGCCGTGCCGCGTGCTAGAGTCAAGATGATCCGAGAACTGAGCCTGGGACTTCTGATCAACACCAATGttcctttttccttcttcagcgATACATTCTTTCAGCAGCTCGCTTGGCAGCTTGACCCTCACCTAGCTGACCAGATACCATGGAGCCGGCAATCGATGGGCCGTTTGCTGGATGACACGTACAAGTCTAAGAAAGATGAGATCAAGCAGGAGCTCTCAGATGCCCTTACTAAAATCCATCTGGGGTTCGACCTGTGGACATCGCCTAATCGGCATGCTGTTATGGCAGTCACAGCTCATTTTCTTGACCGCCAGGGCAAGCACCAGTCGCGCCTATTGGCACTCCGTCGCCAGCTCGGGTGTCATAGCGGAGAAAGTCTTGCGGTGACGCTCGGGCAAGTTGTGCGAGAATGGAAGATAGAGGACCGAGTCGGAACCGTGATCTCGGACAACGCATCTTCAAACGACAGCTGTCTCGTGAACTTTTACGGAGATCTCGACGCAGAGATGAGTCTGGCGGACGTTCGGGCCAGACGTATGCGCTGCTATGGGCATATCCTGAACCTGGTTGCTCGCGCCTTTCTCTACGGCGAAGATTTCGAGTCTTTCGAGGCCGAAATCGCAG GGCCGGTGGGAAAGCTCCACAATGTTGTCAAATTCATCAGATCTTCCCCTCAGAGGTGTGAGCTCTTCAAAAGGATCTCACGCGAGAACGACGAAGCACAAGAATACCTCTTGGCGAGTGAGTCGACGGCAGAGCTAGAGGTCGTAATGAATAACGATACGAGATGGAACTCCACTTATCTCATGATCTCTCGAGCGCTCGTCAAGCAGGGAGACATCAGGGCGTTCTTGGTCCACCCAGAAGTGGAGAAATGGCTACCGGAGGCCGACATGCTGAAGGGAGATGACTGGAGACTGTTGGCAGAAATCAAACTTATTCTTGAGCCATTCTATCTACAGACTATGAGAACGCAGGGCTGGGGCAGCGAAGGAGGTAACGGACGGCTCTGGGAAGTGATGACGGGTATGGAGTACTTGCTGGAACACCTAGAGGATCGGAAGCTGTTCCATCATGCCGTTCCAGACGAGGCAGGGGGGCAGGACACCAACTCGCAGGCCGAGCTGGCTCGAGGGCGACCAGACCGTAACCGGCAGCTTCCTGCTCGATTTAGGGATTGCGAGACGGATATCCATCCGCGAAAGTCCAGGCAAGGCCCCTTGTCAGATCGTGGCTCGAGACAATGCGATGATGGATCAGGCAAGCCATCAGGATCATTAGGAATCGATGACATGGGAAAGGATCACCGACACTATTTAAGACTGTCCATCATGACTGCCTGGCAGAAACTAAACGAGTACTACACCAAGCTTGGAGACTCACCGTTGTTCGCTGCATCCATCATCCTCCACCCATCACTCGGCATGAACTATCTGGAGGTGAACTGGGCGTCGGAAGAGCAGCTTGTGTGGGTGAGGGATGCCAAAATTGGACTGTCTGACTACTTGGACCGTTGGTACCACTGCAACCGGCCGGTGGATGAGCAGCAGAAGATGATCATGGACACATCGACATCCTTAAGCGTACCAAGGACGACGACTGAAGTTAGCGTGTTCAAGCAATGGATTAAAAGCAGGACAGCGAAGACCACGGTGATGGGAAGTGAGCTTGAGCGGTATCTGCGGCTAGAGCCGCAAGAGACTGAGGATCCAATCGAGTGGTGGATGGCTCACCAGGGACAATTCCCGATGATCAGCCAATTGGCTCTCGATATACTCGCGATACCGGCGATGGCGACTGATTGCGAGAGGTCGTTCAGCCTAGCCAAGCTAACGCTGACGACGCAGAGGCTTTCGATGACGACGGAAACGCTGGAGAAGTTACAATGCCTTAAGAACTGGGTCAGACATGGTGCGGTGAAGCTAGGGGCGACAATAGGTGGGGGGGAGGAGGTCCAATGGGAGATTGGAGATGTTAGCATGGAAGCATAG